A single region of the Saprospiraceae bacterium genome encodes:
- a CDS encoding nuclear transport factor 2 family protein: MNTADKNAQIITTFYKAFQQGDARTMVGLYSDNIEFDDPAFGLLKGKQASAMWEMLIGRSNDLVIHFSDIVGTEDGGSAHWEAKYTFGKTKRKVHNKIDARFVIKDGKIIKHTDRFNFWKWSSMALGLPGLLLGFTPIIKNKVRKTVHQQLKKYLR; this comes from the coding sequence ATGAATACAGCTGATAAAAATGCCCAAATCATTACGACCTTCTACAAGGCTTTTCAACAAGGTGACGCCAGGACCATGGTTGGTCTTTATAGTGATAACATCGAATTTGATGACCCTGCTTTTGGTTTATTAAAAGGCAAACAGGCTTCTGCAATGTGGGAAATGTTGATAGGACGTAGTAATGACTTAGTTATTCACTTTTCTGACATCGTCGGTACCGAGGATGGCGGTAGCGCCCATTGGGAAGCCAAATATACTTTTGGAAAAACAAAGAGGAAAGTGCATAATAAAATTGATGCCCGATTTGTCATTAAAGATGGTAAAATCATCAAACACACCGATCGTTTCAATTTCTGGAAGTGGTCGTCCATGGCCTTGGGCCTACCTGGCTTACTGTTGGGCTTTACGCCAATTATCAAAAATAAGGTACGAAAAACAGTACATCAACAATTAAAAAAATACCTCCGCTGA
- a CDS encoding endonuclease/exonuclease/phosphatase family protein, protein MPVRMYLFVLLLMMGNKNLLSQPIQVMTFNIRYSTSKDGLNSWDNRKDFVANLLNYYEPDFFGVQEALHEQMAYLDEALPSYAYVGVGRDDGGQKGEYSGIFYRADLYESVESSTFWLSKSPEKPSVGWDAAMERICTFVLLERKKDKKRFWVFNTHFDHIGVQARVESAKLILKQIKKKNKQDYPVFLTGDFNLVPEEEPIAVVKEVFADSREASLTKPYGPIGTFNGFEFDKPLERRIDYIFVSGQNVVVDKYRVIDDFRDFRYPSDHMPVMATCHLKE, encoded by the coding sequence ATGCCAGTTAGAATGTATCTTTTTGTCCTGTTATTGATGATGGGAAATAAAAACCTATTAAGCCAGCCTATTCAGGTTATGACGTTTAACATTAGGTATAGCACATCAAAAGATGGATTGAATAGCTGGGACAATAGAAAAGATTTTGTGGCTAATCTTTTAAATTATTATGAACCTGATTTTTTTGGCGTGCAAGAGGCCTTGCATGAGCAAATGGCTTACCTAGATGAGGCCTTACCTTCCTATGCCTACGTTGGCGTTGGGAGAGATGATGGGGGGCAGAAAGGAGAATATTCGGGCATTTTTTATAGAGCAGACTTATATGAATCGGTTGAGAGTAGTACCTTTTGGTTATCGAAAAGCCCTGAAAAGCCATCCGTCGGATGGGATGCGGCTATGGAACGGATATGCACTTTTGTGTTATTAGAGCGAAAAAAAGATAAAAAGCGATTTTGGGTGTTTAATACACATTTTGACCATATAGGCGTACAAGCGAGGGTCGAGTCGGCAAAATTGATTTTGAAACAAATCAAAAAGAAGAACAAGCAGGATTATCCTGTTTTTTTAACAGGGGATTTTAACCTTGTACCGGAGGAGGAACCGATAGCTGTGGTAAAAGAAGTTTTTGCAGATAGCAGGGAAGCCAGCCTCACCAAGCCTTATGGCCCAATAGGGACTTTTAATGGGTTTGAATTTGATAAGCCATTAGAAAGACGAATCGATTATATTTTTGTATCAGGTCAAAATGTAGTCGTAGATAAATACAGGGTAATTGATGATTTTAGAGATTTCAGGTACCCTTCAGATCATATGCCTGTGATGGCGACCTGCCATCTCAAAGAATAG
- the nusA gene encoding transcription termination factor NusA, with product MNLVDTFSEFKAGKNIDRPTMVRVLEDVFRTLIRKKYGSDDNFDVIVNTTKGDLELWRVREIVPDGEVTDDRSQISISEAFSIDEDYEIGEECYEQLFLEDFGRRAIMAARQTLISRIMELEKDDVYRKYTERVGDIILGEVHQILKREILILDDATGTELVLPRNEMIKGDFFRKGDMVKGIIKQVEMRNNNPVVIVSRTDNSFLEKLMEQEVPEIEDGLITIRNIVRIPGERAKVSVESYDDRIDPVGACVGMKGSRIHGIVRELRNENIDIVNYTNNMSLYIQRALTPAKVTKIDLNTEKVHAKVYLEPDQVSLAIGKGGTNIKLASKLTGFEIDVFRNNMEQYEIDDVDLEEFSDEIDSWVIQALKNIGCDTAKSVLELSKEELLRRTDLEEETIEGILSIFEAEFEED from the coding sequence ATGAACCTGGTAGATACTTTCTCCGAATTCAAAGCCGGGAAAAACATAGATCGTCCCACTATGGTGCGGGTATTAGAAGATGTTTTCCGCACGTTGATCCGAAAAAAATATGGCTCTGATGACAACTTTGATGTCATTGTTAATACAACAAAAGGAGACTTGGAGCTTTGGAGGGTTCGCGAAATCGTGCCTGACGGAGAGGTAACAGATGATCGAAGCCAAATCTCAATTTCTGAAGCATTCTCAATTGATGAGGACTATGAAATCGGGGAAGAATGTTATGAGCAGTTGTTTTTGGAAGACTTTGGTCGCAGAGCCATTATGGCAGCCCGACAAACCTTGATCTCCAGAATTATGGAGCTCGAAAAGGACGATGTTTATCGAAAATATACGGAAAGGGTAGGTGATATCATTTTAGGAGAAGTTCATCAAATACTAAAAAGAGAAATCCTTATTCTTGATGATGCTACTGGAACGGAATTGGTTTTGCCTAGAAACGAAATGATCAAGGGCGACTTTTTCCGAAAAGGAGACATGGTAAAAGGTATTATCAAACAAGTAGAAATGCGTAATAACAATCCTGTTGTTATTGTTTCTCGTACAGATAACTCCTTCTTAGAAAAGCTGATGGAACAGGAAGTTCCTGAAATTGAAGATGGCCTTATTACCATCCGCAATATTGTCAGGATTCCAGGGGAAAGAGCAAAAGTTTCGGTTGAATCTTATGATGACCGCATTGACCCCGTTGGTGCTTGTGTTGGTATGAAAGGTTCGCGTATACATGGCATTGTTCGCGAACTTCGAAATGAGAATATAGATATCGTGAACTATACCAATAATATGAGCCTCTATATTCAAAGGGCACTGACACCTGCCAAGGTTACTAAGATAGATCTGAATACCGAAAAAGTTCACGCAAAGGTTTACCTAGAACCGGATCAGGTTTCCCTTGCCATTGGGAAAGGAGGGACCAATATTAAATTGGCTAGCAAATTGACCGGTTTTGAAATCGATGTCTTCCGCAATAATATGGAACAATACGAAATCGACGATGTTGATTTGGAAGAATTCAGCGATGAAATCGACAGCTGGGTTATCCAAGCACTCAAAAACATTGGCTGTGATACAGCTAAAAGTGTGCTTGAATTGAGTAAAGAAGAATTGTTAAGGAGAACTGATTTGGAAGAAGAAACCATTGAAGGTATCCTCTCTATTTTTGAAGCAGAATTTGAAGAAGATTAA
- the rimP gene encoding ribosome assembly cofactor RimP has protein sequence MIEQKIVDLLDQKFKEEDFLDCFLIDIQLAAGQKLEVFVDSDTGINLEKCQKISRYLEQYLDEEGWLGPEYTLDVSSPGIDRPLKIHRQYLKNIGRKVEIKTKDGKERTGTLIALEADTIVLEEKVTVKEGKRKKSTIVQSTIPFQEIEKTIVQISFKK, from the coding sequence GTGATTGAACAAAAAATCGTTGATCTACTAGATCAAAAATTTAAAGAAGAAGATTTTTTAGATTGTTTCTTAATTGATATTCAACTAGCTGCTGGTCAAAAGCTAGAAGTCTTTGTAGATAGTGATACGGGTATCAACCTTGAGAAATGCCAAAAAATCAGCCGTTACCTAGAGCAATACCTTGACGAAGAGGGCTGGCTTGGCCCCGAATATACACTTGATGTTTCCTCACCTGGAATAGACCGACCCTTGAAAATACATCGCCAATACCTAAAAAACATTGGGCGTAAGGTGGAAATAAAAACCAAAGACGGAAAAGAAAGAACGGGTACCTTGATCGCATTAGAAGCCGATACGATAGTACTAGAAGAAAAGGTGACCGTCAAAGAAGGGAAAAGAAAGAAATCGACGATTGTACAATCGACGATTCCTTTTCAAGAAATCGAAAAAACTATAGTTCAAATATCATTTAAAAAATAA
- the infB gene encoding translation initiation factor IF-2: MSKRLVKIAKELNVGTSTIVEHLHKSGFEIENKPTAQVTDEMYSELLKEFQKSIAIKEKADQLVIGTRPQPKKETFSSSFTYKADPSPVRPAVKSEPTAKVASPSVTPPVKEPTATVVPKAPEENTTSKEDTTKRVPGLKVLGKIDLDKPHKPTTPPTPVPVEEKPIQEKVENKPEPVEVKSAQPAASVVTPPKEETPAPPVVAKETKAEEIPSPPVVAKETPKEEAPIHSETKPEEKVEEKSSQEITSKPEAIAPKVAEKPESIQPEPTVVEASSTMKETLETATPVPAKSDELIVDNEVNVMHRAATPELRGLKILGKIDTDKLKKPKKKKKEKEKPRSDQRPQGQGGQNRPAGQGQGQSGSGGQNRPTGQGGPDKKEGGPATDNKNNERRNTNNPEDQPKRRKRKRKVVSNTASNSGANANAGGGANTGGGGGGQNRGGNSGPNRSSGPGNNTRDNTDRRRPVVAKKSTQPEVKEVSKREIEEKIKATMARISGGGKKKRQKMRRDNRERIRERQELREAETLTDKLQLTEFISVSELASLMDVPATEVIMACMSLGVIVSINQRLDAEVIELVAAEFNHEVEFISIEEQDEDEDEIEDEIEFLKPRAPIVTVMGHVDHGKTSLLDFIRKADVAGGEAGGITQHIGAYEVKIGPENKSITFLDTPGHEAFTAMRARGAKVTDIAIVIVAADDSIMPQTREAISHSQAANVPIIFAINKIDKDGAQPEKIKQELASMNFLVEEWGGKYQSQDISAKTGQNIELLLEKVLLEAELLELTANPDRKGIGTVLEASLDKGRGYVTKTLVQSGTLKIGDAMVAGEHSGKVKAMFNERGKRVKTAGPATPVLILGLSGAPQAGERFKVVDNEQEARQIASKRAQIIREQTTRATKRVSLDEIGRRLALGTFKELNLIVKGDVDGSVEALSDSLIKLSQETVQVNVIHKAVGQIIESDVLLASASDAIVIGFQVRPSLGARKLAEREGVQIKTYSIIYEAIEEIKMAIEGMLEPTKEEKITGQVVVREVFKISKIGTVAGCFVEDGKINRNSHIRLVRDGIITYPTREGMIGEISSLKRFKEDVKEVKSGVECGISIKNFNDIRVDDIIEAYEIIEIKQRLVE, from the coding sequence ATGTCGAAACGTTTAGTCAAGATAGCAAAAGAACTCAATGTGGGAACGTCAACAATCGTTGAACATCTCCACAAAAGTGGGTTTGAAATTGAAAACAAACCTACTGCTCAGGTAACGGATGAGATGTATTCTGAGCTACTAAAGGAGTTTCAAAAGTCTATTGCTATCAAAGAGAAAGCAGACCAATTGGTTATTGGTACTCGGCCGCAGCCTAAGAAAGAGACCTTCTCGTCCTCTTTCACCTACAAAGCTGATCCGTCGCCCGTCAGACCTGCGGTGAAGAGTGAACCAACAGCTAAGGTTGCCTCTCCTTCGGTTACTCCTCCTGTAAAAGAACCAACAGCCACTGTGGTTCCCAAAGCCCCAGAGGAAAATACCACATCTAAAGAAGATACTACCAAGAGAGTTCCAGGACTAAAGGTCCTTGGAAAAATCGACTTGGATAAACCCCATAAGCCTACTACCCCACCTACTCCCGTTCCTGTTGAAGAAAAACCTATTCAAGAAAAGGTTGAAAATAAACCGGAGCCCGTAGAGGTAAAATCCGCTCAGCCTGCAGCGTCAGTCGTGACACCTCCAAAGGAAGAGACCCCGGCACCACCTGTAGTAGCCAAAGAAACCAAGGCCGAAGAAATTCCATCTCCTCCTGTGGTTGCAAAAGAAACGCCAAAAGAAGAGGCTCCCATCCATAGTGAAACCAAACCAGAAGAAAAAGTAGAGGAAAAGTCCTCCCAAGAAATTACTTCCAAACCAGAAGCAATAGCACCTAAAGTTGCTGAAAAACCTGAATCAATTCAACCTGAACCAACCGTGGTTGAGGCTTCCTCTACTATGAAAGAAACGTTAGAAACGGCCACTCCAGTACCTGCTAAGTCAGATGAACTGATCGTAGATAATGAAGTAAATGTTATGCATCGGGCAGCTACACCTGAGCTTAGAGGCCTAAAGATTTTGGGCAAAATTGACACGGATAAACTCAAAAAGCCCAAGAAAAAGAAAAAAGAGAAAGAAAAACCTCGATCAGATCAAAGGCCTCAGGGACAGGGAGGGCAGAATAGACCCGCTGGACAAGGTCAGGGTCAAAGTGGTTCTGGTGGACAGAATAGACCAACGGGACAAGGAGGACCTGATAAAAAAGAGGGCGGACCTGCGACCGATAATAAAAATAACGAAAGAAGGAATACAAATAATCCCGAGGATCAACCTAAACGTCGCAAACGTAAACGCAAGGTTGTTTCCAATACCGCTTCTAATAGCGGTGCTAATGCTAATGCCGGTGGCGGTGCTAACACTGGAGGCGGTGGAGGCGGGCAAAACCGAGGAGGCAACAGTGGACCAAATAGGAGCAGCGGACCAGGTAATAATACCCGAGATAATACGGATAGAAGACGGCCTGTTGTCGCTAAAAAAAGTACACAACCTGAAGTAAAGGAGGTTTCTAAAAGAGAAATTGAGGAAAAGATAAAGGCCACCATGGCACGTATTTCTGGCGGAGGAAAGAAAAAACGACAGAAAATGCGACGCGATAATCGCGAACGTATTCGCGAAAGACAGGAACTAAGGGAAGCAGAAACTTTAACAGATAAATTGCAATTGACTGAGTTTATTTCGGTTTCTGAATTGGCAAGTTTAATGGATGTTCCTGCTACAGAGGTGATTATGGCATGTATGAGTTTGGGCGTTATTGTATCCATTAACCAGCGCCTGGATGCAGAGGTCATAGAATTGGTTGCCGCAGAATTCAATCACGAAGTAGAATTCATTAGTATTGAAGAGCAAGATGAGGATGAAGATGAGATCGAAGATGAAATCGAATTCCTCAAACCTCGTGCTCCAATTGTCACCGTGATGGGACACGTAGACCATGGTAAAACCTCTCTGCTTGACTTTATTCGTAAAGCCGATGTTGCAGGGGGTGAGGCTGGGGGTATTACCCAGCATATTGGTGCATATGAAGTGAAAATTGGCCCAGAAAATAAATCTATTACCTTCTTAGATACACCTGGACACGAGGCCTTTACGGCCATGCGGGCAAGGGGTGCTAAGGTCACAGATATTGCCATTGTTATTGTTGCTGCTGATGATAGTATCATGCCTCAAACCAGAGAGGCCATAAGTCACTCCCAGGCCGCTAATGTTCCTATTATCTTCGCTATTAACAAAATTGATAAGGATGGCGCCCAACCTGAAAAAATAAAACAGGAATTGGCTTCCATGAATTTCCTTGTTGAGGAATGGGGAGGTAAATACCAGTCACAGGATATTTCAGCAAAAACAGGGCAAAATATAGAATTACTTCTCGAAAAAGTACTACTCGAAGCTGAACTGCTTGAGCTTACCGCAAATCCTGACCGAAAAGGAATTGGTACTGTTCTTGAAGCATCCTTGGATAAAGGCCGTGGTTATGTAACCAAAACACTAGTGCAAAGCGGCACCCTGAAAATTGGCGATGCGATGGTTGCAGGTGAACACTCTGGCAAGGTCAAAGCGATGTTTAACGAAAGGGGTAAACGGGTTAAAACGGCCGGACCAGCAACTCCCGTGCTCATACTTGGTTTAAGCGGCGCACCCCAGGCTGGTGAGCGCTTTAAAGTAGTTGATAATGAACAAGAAGCCCGCCAGATTGCATCTAAACGAGCTCAAATTATAAGGGAACAAACAACCAGAGCAACCAAACGAGTCAGTCTGGATGAAATTGGACGTCGTTTGGCACTTGGCACCTTTAAAGAGCTTAACCTCATCGTTAAAGGTGACGTGGATGGTTCTGTAGAAGCGCTTTCTGATTCATTGATCAAACTGTCTCAAGAAACAGTACAAGTGAATGTTATTCATAAAGCGGTAGGACAAATCATCGAATCGGATGTCTTGTTAGCATCTGCTTCAGATGCCATCGTCATTGGCTTCCAGGTGCGCCCATCTCTTGGGGCACGTAAACTGGCGGAGCGAGAAGGGGTACAAATTAAAACCTACTCTATTATTTACGAAGCCATTGAAGAAATTAAAATGGCGATTGAGGGGATGCTTGAGCCGACTAAAGAAGAAAAAATTACTGGCCAGGTTGTTGTTCGTGAAGTTTTCAAAATCAGCAAAATTGGTACCGTCGCTGGTTGCTTTGTTGAAGATGGTAAAATCAACCGCAATTCACATATCCGTTTGGTTAGGGATGGTATTATCACCTATCCAACTCGTGAAGGTATGATAGGCGAAATTTCTTCATTAAAACGATTTAAAGAAGATGTCAAAGAAGTTAAATCAGGGGTTGAATGTGGCATCTCCATCAAAAACTTCAATGATATCAGAGTAGATGATATTATCGAAGCATACGAGATTATAGAAATTAAACAACGTTTGGTTGAATAA
- a CDS encoding tyrosine-type recombinase/integrase, with amino-acid sequence MDNLKHRCILTIIYSAGLRLGEVTNLKFTDIQFEKHRIFVRDAKGKKDRCTILARRAEVLLREYINLYCPAHWLFEGTDGGPYSDRSVQAIFTAAKERARINPLATTHTLRHSFATHLLEKGMDLRNIQELPGHESSKTTEIYTHITKKSWEKIKSPLDDLEI; translated from the coding sequence ATTGACAACCTAAAACACCGCTGTATACTTACCATCATATACTCTGCCGGACTGCGTCTGGGCGAAGTTACAAACCTGAAATTTACCGATATACAATTTGAAAAACACCGCATTTTTGTGCGCGATGCCAAAGGCAAAAAAGATCGTTGCACGATACTTGCCCGACGAGCGGAAGTGCTTTTGCGAGAATATATAAACCTTTATTGCCCTGCCCATTGGTTATTTGAAGGCACAGACGGAGGTCCATATAGCGATAGGAGCGTTCAGGCTATTTTCACGGCCGCTAAGGAACGTGCTCGTATAAACCCACTGGCAACCACCCACACCTTGCGACATTCATTTGCCACCCATTTATTAGAAAAAGGAATGGACTTGCGAAATATCCAGGAACTGCCGGGCCATGAAAGCAGTAAAACGACGGAAATTTACACCCATATTACCAAAAAAAGTTGGGAGAAAATCAAAAGTCCTTTGGATGATTTGGAAATTTAA
- the mqnC gene encoding cyclic dehypoxanthinyl futalosine synthase, which yields MHKDDMLQRALQLEFLTAEEGVFLFEQTPTAELMYVANQLRQQHVPGNTVTWIIDRNSNTTNVCIANCKFCNFYRRPGHEESYITSIAEYKKKIEETFAFGGEQLLLQGGHHPDLGLAYYVDLFKTLKDLYPNLKLHALGPPEIAHITKLEKSTHIEVLQALKEAGLDSLPGAGAEILSDRVRRLISKGKCGGREWLDIMRAAHQIRLTTSATMMFGHIETNWERMDHLVQIRQVQAEKPQDAKGFIAFIPWPFQDEDTILKKLKRARNNCTGDEYVRMIAMSRIMLPNISNIQASWLTVGKNVANICLHAGANDFGSIMIEENVVSAAGARFRFTADGIQAAIREAGYIPQLRNQQYEYRDLPANMKQQELDKMAMIVD from the coding sequence ATGCACAAAGATGATATGCTTCAGCGGGCACTCCAACTGGAATTTCTAACAGCGGAAGAGGGGGTATTCCTATTTGAACAAACCCCTACCGCAGAATTGATGTATGTGGCCAACCAATTGCGTCAACAGCATGTACCTGGGAATACGGTGACCTGGATTATTGATCGCAATTCTAATACCACCAATGTCTGTATTGCCAATTGTAAGTTTTGTAATTTTTATCGCCGTCCAGGACACGAAGAATCCTACATTACAAGTATAGCGGAATACAAGAAAAAAATAGAAGAAACCTTTGCATTTGGAGGAGAGCAGTTATTGTTGCAGGGAGGGCATCATCCCGATCTTGGATTGGCCTATTATGTAGACCTTTTCAAAACACTGAAAGACTTATACCCCAACTTGAAACTGCATGCTTTGGGTCCACCCGAAATAGCACATATTACCAAGTTGGAAAAATCTACCCACATTGAAGTTTTGCAGGCATTGAAGGAGGCAGGGCTAGATTCATTGCCTGGGGCAGGAGCCGAAATTTTAAGTGACCGGGTACGGCGACTCATTTCAAAGGGAAAATGTGGCGGCAGAGAATGGTTGGATATTATGCGGGCAGCCCATCAAATTAGGCTAACGACATCGGCTACCATGATGTTTGGGCATATTGAAACCAATTGGGAAAGAATGGATCACCTCGTACAAATACGTCAGGTTCAAGCTGAAAAACCCCAAGATGCTAAAGGGTTTATTGCTTTTATACCCTGGCCATTCCAAGATGAGGACACCATTCTGAAGAAACTAAAGCGCGCTAGAAATAATTGTACAGGCGATGAATATGTACGAATGATTGCCATGAGTCGGATCATGCTGCCTAATATTTCAAATATTCAGGCATCCTGGCTGACAGTGGGGAAAAATGTAGCTAATATATGTCTGCACGCAGGGGCCAATGATTTTGGCTCCATCATGATCGAAGAGAACGTGGTTTCCGCTGCGGGCGCTAGGTTTCGGTTCACAGCTGATGGTATCCAAGCAGCTATACGAGAGGCTGGGTATATACCCCAGCTTCGCAACCAGCAATACGAATACCGCGATTTACCTGCCAATATGAAACAGCAGGAGTTGGACAAAATGGCCATGATCGTGGATTGA
- a CDS encoding OmpA family protein, which yields MKNALFFLLLTFSTFSLLGQKIEEAPNYYIFSIYFGGGSYYIDGEQTKSLHEWLDGIDQIDNMDISIHSHTDNIGSKAYNDWLSQMRSESAIYKLVEKGLREEMMSIEDFGEFNPVYDNSTWEGKLKNRRVDIILRPIVF from the coding sequence ATGAAAAACGCCTTGTTTTTTTTGCTACTTACTTTTTCTACCTTCTCTCTCCTTGGCCAAAAAATAGAAGAGGCACCCAATTATTATATCTTTAGCATCTACTTCGGCGGTGGGAGCTATTATATTGATGGGGAGCAAACTAAATCCTTACATGAATGGCTGGACGGAATTGATCAAATAGATAATATGGATATTTCGATTCACAGCCACACGGATAACATTGGTTCGAAAGCATACAACGACTGGCTGTCGCAAATGCGAAGCGAATCTGCCATTTATAAACTCGTAGAAAAAGGACTTCGGGAAGAAATGATGTCGATAGAAGATTTTGGAGAGTTTAACCCAGTCTATGATAATTCAACGTGGGAAGGGAAACTGAAAAATCGGAGAGTAGATATTATCTTGCGTCCAATTGTATTTTAA